From a region of the Streptacidiphilus albus JL83 genome:
- the radA gene encoding DNA repair protein RadA codes for MAARTTSSKAPRSSYRCTDCGSTPPKWTGRCTECNAWGTIEEVGTVPVRTTAAGPVSSAALPIGQVDARVATSRPTNIDELDRVLGGGLVPGAVALLAGEPGVGKSTLLLDVAAKAASAEHPTLYITGEESASQVRLRADRINALSPHLYLAAETDLGAVLGHIEQVNPSLLILDSVQTIASAQLDSAPGGPAQIREVTAALIRASKSRAMSTLLVGHVTKDGSIAGPRLLEHLVDVVLHFEGDRHARLRIIRGIKNRYGATDEVGCFELSDSGIVGLADPSGLFLTKREKPVPGTCLTVTLEGRRPLVAEVQALMVDSQIPSPRRTTSGLESPRIAMILAVVERHAGVRLGKLDIYTATVGGVKLSEPSVDLAIALSVASSAADTPLPPNLVAIGEVGLAGEVRRVTGVERRLAEAARLGFTHALVPPDPGKVPKGMRVTEVANIAEAMAAIPGRRGGSGRSGGRSGGASAPPAARDGGRGGSRNGARVPAPSFLDGPDDIPDDAAELMDGWEEIEPQ; via the coding sequence ATGGCAGCCCGAACGACGTCGTCCAAGGCCCCCCGCTCCTCGTACCGCTGTACCGACTGCGGCTCCACCCCGCCCAAGTGGACCGGCCGCTGCACCGAGTGCAATGCCTGGGGCACGATCGAGGAGGTCGGCACGGTCCCGGTGCGGACCACCGCGGCCGGGCCGGTCAGCAGCGCCGCGCTGCCGATCGGGCAGGTCGACGCCCGGGTGGCGACCTCCCGTCCGACCAACATCGACGAGCTGGACCGGGTGCTCGGCGGCGGGCTGGTGCCGGGGGCGGTGGCGCTGCTGGCCGGCGAGCCCGGCGTCGGCAAGTCGACGCTGCTGCTGGACGTCGCGGCGAAGGCCGCCAGCGCCGAGCATCCGACGCTCTACATCACCGGCGAGGAGTCGGCCAGTCAGGTCCGGCTGCGCGCGGACCGGATCAACGCCCTGTCGCCGCACCTCTACCTCGCCGCCGAGACCGACCTGGGGGCGGTGCTCGGCCATATCGAGCAGGTCAACCCGTCGCTGCTGATCCTGGACTCGGTGCAGACCATCGCCTCGGCGCAGCTGGACAGCGCCCCGGGCGGCCCGGCCCAGATCCGCGAGGTGACGGCGGCGCTGATCCGGGCGTCCAAGAGCCGGGCGATGTCGACGCTGCTGGTCGGCCATGTGACCAAGGACGGCTCGATCGCCGGTCCCCGGCTGCTGGAGCACCTGGTGGACGTGGTGCTGCACTTCGAGGGCGACCGGCATGCCCGGCTGCGGATCATCCGGGGCATCAAGAACCGCTACGGGGCGACGGACGAGGTCGGCTGCTTCGAGCTGAGCGACTCCGGCATCGTCGGCCTGGCCGACCCCTCGGGGCTGTTCCTGACCAAGCGTGAGAAGCCGGTCCCGGGGACCTGCCTGACGGTCACCCTGGAGGGCCGCCGTCCGCTGGTGGCCGAGGTCCAGGCGCTGATGGTCGACTCGCAGATCCCCTCGCCCCGGCGGACCACCTCGGGCCTGGAGTCCCCCCGGATCGCGATGATCCTGGCGGTGGTGGAGCGGCACGCCGGCGTCCGGCTCGGCAAGCTGGACATCTACACGGCCACGGTGGGCGGGGTGAAGCTCAGTGAGCCCTCGGTGGACCTGGCGATCGCGCTGTCGGTGGCGAGTTCGGCGGCGGACACGCCACTGCCGCCCAACCTGGTGGCGATCGGCGAGGTCGGCCTCGCGGGCGAGGTCCGCCGGGTGACCGGGGTGGAGCGCCGGCTGGCGGAGGCCGCCCGGCTGGGCTTCACCCATGCGCTGGTGCCGCCGGACCCGGGCAAGGTGCCCAAGGGGATGCGGGTCACCGAGGTCGCCAACATCGCCGAGGCGATGGCGGCGATCCCGGGCCGACGCGGCGGCTCGGGCCGCTCCGGCGGTCGGTCCGGCGGCGCCTCGGCCCCGCCGGCGGCGCGGGACGGCGGCCGCGGCGGCTCCCGGAACGGCGCCCGGGTCCCGGCCCCCTCCTTCCTCGACGGCCCGGACGACATCCCGGACGACGCCGCCGAACTGATGGACGGGTGGGAGGAGATCGAGCCGCAGTAG
- a CDS encoding ferritin-like domain-containing protein, with the protein MSTHDLYANPVTDGLWTVPASGSARFNWEYDDGRERLLALYQKGKDKQWDAVKRIDWSLEVDPYDPLGLPDEALTIYGTPYWAKFSEQNRADLRRHYASWQFSQFLHGEQGAMVCAARIVESVPDLDAKFYSATQTMDEARHAELYSRFLHTKIGMLYPINDNLQSLLGDTLRDSRWDMPYLGMQVLIEGLALAAFGMLRDTTTKPLPKQLLAYVMQDEARHVAFGRMALRDYYAQLTSAELAEREEFVIEGCYLMRDRLRGVEVLENFGIPLADAEELSENSEYLSFFRKLLFSRIVPCVKDIGLWGPRLQQAYVDMGVFELGDSNLDLLMQQDEEIAEQLDAQRFAAEEGARIAEVEEAIAAGAETD; encoded by the coding sequence ATGTCCACCCACGATCTCTACGCCAACCCGGTCACCGACGGTCTCTGGACGGTCCCCGCCTCCGGCTCCGCCCGCTTCAACTGGGAGTACGACGACGGCCGCGAGCGGCTGCTGGCGCTGTACCAGAAGGGCAAGGACAAGCAGTGGGACGCGGTCAAGCGGATCGACTGGTCGCTGGAGGTCGACCCCTACGACCCGCTCGGTCTCCCCGACGAAGCGCTGACGATCTACGGCACCCCGTACTGGGCCAAGTTCAGCGAGCAGAACCGCGCCGACCTCCGCCGGCACTACGCCTCCTGGCAGTTCAGCCAGTTCCTGCACGGGGAACAGGGCGCGATGGTCTGCGCCGCGAGGATCGTCGAGTCGGTCCCGGACCTGGACGCGAAGTTCTACTCGGCGACCCAGACCATGGACGAGGCCCGCCACGCCGAGCTCTACTCGCGCTTCCTGCACACCAAGATCGGCATGCTCTACCCGATCAACGACAACCTCCAGTCGCTGCTCGGCGACACCCTCCGGGACTCGCGCTGGGACATGCCGTACCTCGGGATGCAGGTGCTGATCGAGGGCCTGGCCCTGGCCGCCTTCGGGATGCTCCGCGACACCACCACCAAGCCGCTGCCCAAGCAACTGCTCGCCTACGTCATGCAGGACGAGGCCCGGCACGTCGCCTTCGGCCGGATGGCGCTGCGCGACTACTACGCCCAGCTGACCAGTGCCGAACTGGCCGAGCGCGAGGAGTTCGTGATCGAGGGCTGCTACCTGATGCGGGACCGGCTGCGCGGCGTCGAGGTGCTGGAGAACTTCGGCATCCCGCTTGCCGACGCCGAGGAGCTCAGCGAGAACAGCGAGTACCTCAGCTTCTTCCGGAAGCTGCTGTTCTCCCGAATAGTGCCCTGCGTCAAGGACATCGGCCTCTGGGGGCCGCGGCTCCAGCAAGCGTACGTCGACATGGGGGTCTTCGAACTCGGCGACTCCAACCTCGACCTGCTGATGCAGCAGGACGAGGAGATCGCGGAGCAGTTGGACGCGCAGCGCTTCGCGGCCGAGGAGGGGGCCAGGATCGCCGAGGTCGAGGAGGCCATCGCCGCCGGCGCGGAGACGGACTGA
- a CDS encoding Ppx/GppA phosphatase family protein: MRLGVLDVGSNTVHFLVVDAHPGAAPVPAYSHKIELRLAELLDEEGAIREDGIERLVGMVDSSMRVAEDKGVEEVLPFATSAVREAANGEEVLKRVQRETGVELRVLSGGDEARLTFLAARRWYGWSAGRLLLLDIGGGSLEIACGVDEQPDAAVSLPLGAGRLTAGWLPGDPPTAESVRALRRHVRAQIARTVGDVARVGAPDQVVGTSKTFKQLARITGAAREADGMYQKRRLTRQGLAAWVPKLAVMTTAQRSVLPGVSEGRARQLLAGALVADGAMDLFGVEELDICPWALREGVILRRLDQMDGVQ, from the coding sequence ATGCGACTTGGCGTGCTCGACGTGGGATCCAACACCGTCCACTTCCTGGTGGTGGACGCGCACCCCGGTGCTGCTCCCGTGCCCGCGTACTCGCACAAGATCGAGCTGCGACTGGCCGAGCTGCTGGACGAAGAGGGCGCGATCCGCGAGGACGGCATCGAGCGGCTGGTCGGCATGGTCGACTCGTCGATGCGGGTGGCCGAGGACAAGGGCGTCGAGGAGGTGCTGCCGTTCGCGACCTCCGCCGTGCGGGAGGCCGCCAACGGCGAGGAGGTGCTGAAGCGGGTCCAGCGGGAGACCGGCGTCGAGCTCCGGGTGCTCTCCGGCGGGGACGAGGCGCGGCTGACGTTCCTGGCCGCCCGCCGCTGGTACGGCTGGTCGGCGGGACGGCTGCTGCTGCTGGACATCGGCGGCGGCTCGCTGGAGATAGCGTGCGGCGTCGACGAGCAGCCGGACGCTGCCGTCTCCCTGCCGCTGGGCGCGGGCCGGCTGACGGCCGGCTGGCTGCCGGGGGACCCGCCGACCGCCGAGTCGGTCCGCGCGCTGCGGCGCCATGTCCGGGCGCAGATCGCCCGCACCGTCGGCGACGTCGCCCGGGTCGGCGCGCCGGACCAGGTCGTCGGGACCTCCAAGACCTTCAAGCAGCTGGCCCGGATCACCGGTGCCGCGCGCGAGGCCGACGGCATGTACCAGAAGCGGCGGCTGACCCGGCAGGGCCTCGCCGCCTGGGTGCCGAAGCTGGCGGTGATGACCACCGCGCAGCGCTCGGTGCTGCCGGGCGTGTCCGAGGGCCGGGCCCGGCAGTTGCTCGCCGGGGCGCTGGTGGCGGACGGCGCGATGGACCTGTTCGGCGTGGAGGAGCTGGACATCTGTCCCTGGGCGCTCCGCGAGGGCGTGATCCTGCGGCGGCTGGACCAGATGGACGGCGTCCAGTAG
- a CDS encoding AIM24 family protein, which translates to MALQLQIVGNAMQMAVVQLQPGQTVYSEAGKFLFKTTNVSMDTRLSTPSGQQGAGGVGQQGGMGGLLRQAMGTAMQVGQRMLAGESAAFQYFTAQGGEGTLGFAGHIPGEMRALELNGGRAWIAEKDAFIAAESTVNFGIAFSGLRAGMRGGEGFVLERFTGTGTVLIGGAGNFIDLELQDFGGALQVHTGCIVAFEEGISYDVQRVGALNRQGVMNAMFGGDGLSLATLQGHGKVILQSMTLEGLANALRKAEGSDKEGATGGLFSTRVE; encoded by the coding sequence GTGGCCCTGCAGCTCCAGATCGTCGGCAATGCCATGCAGATGGCCGTCGTCCAGCTCCAGCCGGGGCAGACGGTCTACAGCGAGGCCGGGAAGTTCCTCTTCAAGACCACCAACGTCAGCATGGACACCCGGCTCTCCACCCCGAGCGGCCAGCAGGGCGCCGGCGGCGTCGGCCAGCAGGGCGGCATGGGCGGGCTGCTGCGCCAGGCGATGGGCACCGCGATGCAGGTCGGCCAGCGGATGCTGGCCGGCGAGAGCGCCGCCTTCCAGTACTTCACCGCCCAGGGCGGCGAGGGCACCCTCGGCTTCGCCGGGCACATCCCCGGCGAGATGCGGGCGCTGGAGCTGAACGGCGGCCGCGCCTGGATCGCCGAGAAGGACGCCTTCATCGCGGCCGAGTCGACGGTCAACTTCGGCATCGCCTTCTCCGGGCTGCGGGCCGGGATGCGCGGCGGCGAGGGCTTCGTGCTGGAGCGGTTCACCGGCACCGGCACCGTGCTGATCGGCGGTGCGGGCAACTTCATCGACCTGGAACTGCAGGACTTCGGCGGCGCACTGCAGGTCCACACCGGCTGCATCGTCGCCTTCGAGGAGGGCATCAGCTACGACGTCCAGCGGGTCGGCGCGCTCAACCGCCAGGGCGTGATGAACGCCATGTTCGGCGGCGACGGCCTGTCGCTGGCGACGCTCCAGGGCCACGGCAAGGTCATCCTCCAGTCGATGACGCTGGAGGGCCTGGCCAACGCGCTCCGGAAGGCCGAGGGCAGCGACAAGGAGGGCGCCACCGGCGGCCTCTTCTCGACCCGGGTCGAGTGA
- a CDS encoding TetR/AcrR family transcriptional regulator: MTTQTPRGDTRARIIDVALELFAEHGYEKTSLREIADRLGVTKAALYYHFRTKEDILAGIVDTMSAPIDEAIAWGLDQPYSPALRDEILRRFAEGMSDRQRLLRFFHENQPTIRELSVGTRFKERMIALTQLLQGPDPSFEDRVRAAMSLMVINVTHFVAEACSTESQNSIELPTPEERQEIALRVALDVAETIGKEAQPVGKPAAH; the protein is encoded by the coding sequence ATGACGACCCAGACACCTCGCGGGGACACCCGGGCGCGCATTATCGACGTCGCCCTGGAACTCTTCGCCGAGCACGGGTACGAGAAGACCTCACTGCGGGAGATCGCCGACCGCCTCGGGGTCACCAAGGCCGCCCTGTACTACCACTTCCGCACCAAGGAGGACATCCTCGCCGGGATCGTGGACACCATGTCCGCGCCGATCGACGAGGCCATCGCCTGGGGCCTGGACCAGCCCTACAGCCCCGCGCTGCGGGACGAGATCCTGCGGCGCTTCGCCGAGGGCATGTCCGACCGGCAGCGGCTGCTGCGCTTCTTCCACGAGAACCAGCCGACCATCCGCGAGCTCAGCGTCGGCACCCGGTTCAAGGAGCGCATGATCGCCCTGACCCAGCTGCTGCAGGGGCCGGACCCCAGCTTCGAGGACCGGGTCCGCGCGGCGATGTCGCTGATGGTGATCAACGTCACCCACTTCGTGGCCGAGGCGTGCTCGACCGAGTCGCAGAACAGCATCGAGCTGCCCACTCCGGAGGAGCGCCAGGAGATCGCCCTCCGGGTCGCGCTGGACGTCGCCGAGACCATCGGCAAGGAGGCGCAGCCGGTCGGCAAGCCCGCCGCGCACTGA
- a CDS encoding HhH-GPD family protein: protein MNTNTALHREILAWYAANARELPWREPEAGAWAVMVSEFMLQQTPVKRVLPMYATWMERWPTPAALAAEPPGEAVRAWGRLGYPRRALRLHAAATAMVERHGGEVPTDHAELLALPGVGEYTAAAVASFAHRQRHPVLDTNVRRVFARLVDGVEFPPTATTAAERRTATALLPEADETAATWAVAVMELGALVCTARSPDCGHCPVARRCAWRLAGSPAHQGPARRGQTYEGTDRQVRGKLLAVLRATRSTVPQEALDAVWPDAVQRARALDGLVADGLVEPVAPGVYRLPGHAPGS from the coding sequence ATGAACACGAACACCGCACTCCACCGCGAGATCCTCGCCTGGTACGCCGCCAACGCCCGCGAACTCCCCTGGCGGGAGCCCGAGGCCGGAGCCTGGGCGGTGATGGTGAGTGAGTTCATGCTCCAGCAGACCCCGGTGAAACGGGTCCTGCCGATGTACGCGACCTGGATGGAGCGCTGGCCGACCCCGGCCGCGCTGGCCGCCGAGCCCCCGGGCGAGGCGGTCCGGGCCTGGGGCCGGCTCGGCTACCCGCGCCGCGCCCTGCGGCTGCACGCCGCGGCGACCGCGATGGTGGAGCGCCACGGCGGCGAGGTCCCCACCGACCACGCCGAGCTGCTCGCCCTGCCCGGCGTCGGCGAGTACACCGCCGCCGCCGTCGCCTCCTTCGCCCACCGGCAGCGCCACCCGGTGCTGGACACCAATGTCCGCCGGGTCTTCGCCCGGCTGGTCGACGGCGTCGAGTTCCCGCCGACGGCGACCACCGCCGCCGAGCGCCGCACCGCTACCGCGCTGCTGCCCGAGGCCGACGAGACCGCGGCGACCTGGGCGGTCGCGGTGATGGAGCTCGGTGCCCTGGTCTGCACCGCCCGCTCGCCCGACTGCGGGCACTGCCCGGTCGCCCGGCGCTGCGCCTGGCGGCTGGCCGGCAGCCCCGCCCACCAGGGGCCGGCCCGGCGCGGCCAGACCTACGAGGGCACCGACCGCCAGGTGCGCGGCAAGCTGCTCGCGGTGCTCCGGGCGACCCGTTCGACGGTGCCCCAGGAGGCGCTGGACGCGGTCTGGCCGGACGCCGTCCAGCGGGCCCGCGCACTGGACGGGCTGGTCGCCGACGGGCTGGTGGAACCGGTCGCTCCGGGCGTCTACCGACTGCCCGGACACGCGCCCGGCTCCTGA
- the disA gene encoding DNA integrity scanning diadenylate cyclase DisA, translated as MAANDRAERSSREEALMRASISAVAPGTALRDGLERVLRGRTGGLIVLGFDKMVESLSTGGFILDVEFSATRLRELCKLDGAVVLDKDITRIVRAGVQLVPDATIPTEETGTRHRTAERVNKQTGYPVVSVSQSMRLIALYVNGVRRVIEDSAAILSRANQALATLERYKLRLDEVAGTLSALEIEDLVTVRDVTAVAQRLEMVRRIAGEIAGYVVELGTDGRLLSLQLDELIAGVEPERELVARDYFPERAAKRGRTVHDVLVDLDALSHPELLELTTVAKALGYPGSPEALDSAVSPRGYRLLAKIPRLPNTVIERLIEHFGGLQKLLAASLDDLQAVEGVGETRARSVREGLSRLAESSILERYV; from the coding sequence GTGGCAGCCAACGACCGGGCGGAACGATCCTCCCGCGAGGAGGCCCTGATGCGGGCCTCCATCAGTGCCGTAGCCCCCGGCACCGCCCTCCGCGACGGGCTGGAGCGGGTCCTTCGCGGCCGGACCGGGGGGCTGATCGTGCTGGGCTTCGACAAGATGGTCGAGTCGCTGAGCACCGGCGGCTTCATCCTCGACGTCGAGTTCTCGGCGACCAGGCTGCGCGAGCTGTGCAAGCTCGACGGCGCGGTCGTGCTCGACAAGGACATCACCCGGATCGTCCGGGCCGGGGTGCAGCTGGTCCCGGACGCCACCATCCCCACCGAGGAGACCGGCACCCGGCACCGCACCGCCGAGCGGGTCAACAAGCAGACCGGCTACCCGGTGGTCTCGGTGAGCCAGTCGATGCGGCTGATCGCCCTGTACGTCAACGGCGTCCGGCGGGTCATCGAGGACTCGGCCGCGATCCTCTCCCGGGCCAACCAGGCGCTGGCCACCCTGGAGCGCTACAAGCTGCGGCTGGACGAGGTGGCCGGCACCCTCTCCGCGCTGGAGATCGAGGACCTGGTGACGGTCCGTGACGTCACCGCCGTGGCCCAGCGGCTGGAGATGGTCCGCCGGATCGCCGGTGAGATCGCCGGCTACGTGGTCGAGCTGGGCACCGACGGGCGGCTGCTCTCGCTGCAGCTGGACGAGCTGATCGCCGGCGTCGAGCCGGAGCGCGAGCTGGTGGCCCGCGACTACTTCCCGGAGCGCGCCGCCAAGCGCGGCCGCACCGTGCACGACGTGCTGGTGGACCTGGACGCGCTGAGCCACCCGGAGCTGCTGGAACTCACCACCGTGGCCAAGGCCCTGGGCTACCCCGGCTCGCCGGAGGCGCTGGACTCCGCCGTCAGCCCGCGCGGCTACCGGCTGCTGGCGAAGATCCCGCGGCTCCCCAACACCGTCATCGAGCGGCTGATCGAGCACTTCGGCGGGCTGCAGAAGCTGCTCGCCGCCAGCCTGGACGACCTCCAGGCGGTCGAGGGCGTCGGCGAGACCCGGGCCCGCTCGGTCCGCGAGGGGCTGTCCCGGCTCGCCGAGTCCTCCATCCTGGAGCGCTACGTCTGA
- a CDS encoding BACON domain-containing protein — MTSLTQPQARAVPRQRCLDEAWEQLTDALYTYCLSVLCDEDQAAAAMRQIRRLSVRYRRRLHRPGLLRAWLYALARYCCLLRMEQEAVAARRPERPGGGRHSAEHVRLSRLAWPEAAGTSPIQREALELTGRHGLDLEELAAVLDLGPDQAGALLTRATCELERTATALVVLGLDACPELRRLGADRGPVLGPALRGELVRHLDSCPTCRGTVERAAADGPWPGTLRTPGRLPLVQAPARVHADAAGAEGLLGQFGRREPGREPGREPGREPSGAPSRRRPREADRPVPLWRQRRVTAAMPEQEPRFDRRGFPVHRSLPSQRAALLRQRAVATSVIAAVVAAPVVALWVTHHHRHAVPAYPVSAVSVDTPDPRPPAPEGGGLPEPGTAAPTTATSAPGAGSGVVATVAGGTGTGTGSAVPGGPSAGPGKLRVTAAEVGGRTVITLADTGGTAVNWQAVNTAPWLRLSRDQGTLAPGEQATVLVTVDESQLPSTAWSAQVVVQPVGAVVTLQGPGTQRAGTPPPPPTGTPTSAPTPTPTPTPTPTPTGGPSSGSSAPPSGGSSPTSGPSATPSAPAGSSGPSVGPSDSPTATTAADRPRSGRHRRPAYA, encoded by the coding sequence GTGACCTCCCTGACCCAGCCCCAGGCCAGAGCCGTGCCCCGGCAGCGCTGCCTCGACGAGGCCTGGGAACAGCTGACCGACGCCCTGTACACCTACTGCCTGTCGGTGCTCTGCGACGAGGACCAGGCCGCCGCCGCCATGCGGCAGATCCGTCGGCTCTCGGTCCGGTACCGGCGCCGGCTGCACCGGCCGGGACTGCTGCGCGCCTGGCTCTACGCCCTGGCCCGGTACTGCTGCCTGCTGCGGATGGAGCAGGAGGCGGTGGCCGCGCGGCGCCCGGAGCGGCCGGGCGGCGGCCGGCACTCCGCCGAGCACGTCCGGCTCAGCCGGCTGGCCTGGCCCGAGGCGGCCGGCACCAGCCCGATCCAGCGCGAGGCGCTGGAGCTGACCGGTCGGCACGGGCTGGACCTGGAGGAGCTGGCGGCGGTGCTGGACCTCGGTCCCGACCAGGCCGGGGCGCTGCTCACCAGGGCCACCTGCGAGTTGGAGCGGACGGCGACGGCCCTGGTCGTGCTCGGCCTGGACGCCTGCCCGGAGCTGCGGCGGCTGGGCGCGGACCGGGGACCGGTGCTCGGCCCGGCGCTGCGCGGCGAACTGGTCCGCCACCTCGACTCCTGCCCCACCTGCCGGGGGACGGTCGAGCGGGCGGCGGCGGACGGCCCCTGGCCTGGCACCCTGCGCACGCCCGGCAGGCTGCCGCTGGTGCAGGCCCCGGCCCGGGTCCACGCGGACGCCGCCGGGGCCGAGGGTCTCCTCGGCCAGTTCGGCCGCCGCGAGCCGGGGCGAGAGCCTGGGCGCGAGCCGGGCCGTGAGCCGTCCGGGGCGCCCTCGCGCCGCCGTCCCCGGGAGGCCGACCGCCCGGTCCCGCTCTGGCGGCAGCGGAGAGTCACGGCCGCGATGCCGGAGCAGGAGCCGCGCTTCGACCGCCGGGGCTTCCCGGTGCACCGCAGCCTGCCCAGCCAGCGGGCGGCGCTGCTGCGGCAGCGGGCGGTGGCCACCTCGGTCATCGCGGCGGTGGTCGCCGCGCCGGTGGTCGCGCTCTGGGTCACCCACCACCACCGGCACGCGGTGCCCGCCTACCCGGTCTCCGCCGTCAGCGTGGACACCCCCGACCCGCGTCCGCCGGCTCCCGAAGGCGGGGGCCTCCCGGAGCCCGGCACGGCCGCGCCCACCACCGCGACGTCCGCGCCCGGCGCGGGGTCCGGCGTCGTCGCGACGGTCGCCGGCGGCACCGGCACCGGAACCGGATCCGCCGTCCCGGGGGGCCCGTCGGCCGGTCCCGGGAAACTCCGGGTCACCGCCGCCGAGGTCGGCGGGCGGACGGTGATCACCCTCGCCGACACCGGCGGCACCGCCGTGAACTGGCAGGCCGTCAACACCGCCCCCTGGCTCCGGCTCAGCCGCGACCAGGGCACCCTGGCACCGGGCGAACAGGCGACGGTGCTGGTGACGGTGGACGAGTCGCAGCTGCCGAGCACCGCCTGGAGCGCGCAGGTGGTGGTCCAGCCGGTCGGTGCGGTGGTCACCCTCCAGGGTCCGGGGACCCAGCGGGCCGGAACCCCGCCCCCGCCCCCGACCGGTACGCCGACCTCGGCCCCGACCCCGACCCCGACGCCGACCCCGACGCCGACGCCGACCGGCGGTCCCAGCTCGGGGAGCTCCGCCCCGCCCAGCGGCGGCAGCAGCCCGACGTCCGGGCCCTCGGCCACCCCCTCCGCCCCGGCCGGCAGCTCCGGCCCCTCGGTCGGGCCGAGCGATTCGCCGACGGCCACGACCGCGGCGGACCGCCCCCGGAGCGGCAGGCACCGCCGTCCCGCCTACGCCTGA
- a CDS encoding aldehyde dehydrogenase family protein, producing MTLQLKSGTSWADTYARCVLAAPEAFAADRLLNLVRGDWQAVGVPGEHTTPVDGSAIPGPPRVGIDEATAAVEFAIAEHRTWSKTPLDERAARVSAAVDALADQRDLLALLLVWEIGKPWRLACADVDRALDGVRWYLANIGRQLGADGAEPRQPLPGPVSNIASWNYPMSVQVHAELVQLLAGNAVIAKTPSQGGFHCLTLAHALMRRAGLPVTLLSGMGSQIADALIRSPGLGALAFVGGRANGRRAATSLADLNRRHFLEQEGLNTWGVWDFSDWPTLAGHLRKGFEYAKQRCTAYPRYVVQRRLFPAFLETYLAVVGDLRFGHPLAVDGSDPDAAFPELDFGPVIHAAKAAELGRRFDEAVTGRAVPLHRGTLADGVFLDGQDTGAYLAPACLLEPPSSWSLHHSEPFGPLDSIVLVDTESELLAAMNAGNGSLVASIATDDAGFAERISPDLLAFKVGVNRPRSRGDREEVFGGLGASWKGAFVGGDLLVQAVTQGPEGAEERLYGNFPHYSLYPPR from the coding sequence GTGACCCTCCAGCTCAAATCCGGCACGTCCTGGGCCGACACCTACGCCCGCTGCGTCCTGGCCGCCCCCGAGGCCTTCGCCGCCGACCGGCTGCTCAACCTGGTCCGCGGCGACTGGCAGGCCGTCGGCGTCCCCGGCGAGCACACCACCCCGGTCGACGGCAGCGCGATCCCCGGTCCGCCGCGCGTGGGCATCGACGAGGCGACGGCGGCGGTCGAGTTCGCCATCGCCGAGCACCGCACCTGGTCGAAGACCCCGCTGGACGAGCGCGCGGCGCGGGTCTCCGCCGCCGTGGACGCCCTGGCCGACCAGCGCGACCTGCTCGCCCTGCTGCTGGTCTGGGAGATCGGCAAGCCCTGGCGGCTGGCCTGCGCCGACGTCGACCGGGCGCTGGACGGCGTGCGCTGGTACCTGGCCAACATCGGCCGGCAGCTCGGCGCCGACGGGGCCGAGCCCCGGCAGCCGCTGCCCGGACCGGTCTCCAACATCGCCAGCTGGAACTACCCGATGAGCGTCCAGGTCCACGCGGAGCTGGTGCAGCTGCTGGCCGGGAACGCCGTCATCGCCAAGACGCCGTCCCAGGGCGGCTTCCACTGCCTGACCCTGGCCCATGCGCTGATGCGCCGCGCGGGGCTGCCGGTCACCCTGCTCTCCGGCATGGGCTCGCAGATCGCGGACGCGCTGATCCGCTCCCCCGGCCTGGGCGCGCTGGCCTTCGTCGGCGGGCGGGCCAACGGCCGTCGCGCGGCGACCTCGCTGGCCGACCTGAACCGGCGCCACTTCCTGGAGCAGGAGGGGCTGAACACCTGGGGCGTCTGGGACTTCAGCGACTGGCCGACCCTGGCCGGGCACCTGCGCAAGGGCTTCGAGTACGCCAAGCAGCGCTGCACCGCCTACCCGCGCTACGTGGTCCAGCGCCGGCTCTTCCCGGCCTTCCTGGAGACCTACCTGGCGGTCGTCGGCGACCTGCGCTTCGGCCACCCGCTCGCGGTGGACGGGTCCGACCCGGACGCCGCCTTCCCGGAGCTGGACTTCGGCCCGGTCATCCACGCCGCCAAGGCCGCCGAGCTCGGCCGCCGCTTCGACGAGGCGGTGACCGGTCGCGCCGTCCCGCTGCACCGGGGGACGCTCGCCGACGGCGTCTTCCTGGACGGCCAGGACACCGGCGCCTACCTGGCCCCGGCCTGCCTGCTGGAACCGCCCAGCAGTTGGTCGCTGCACCACTCGGAGCCCTTCGGGCCGCTGGACTCGATCGTGCTGGTCGACACCGAGTCGGAGCTGCTCGCGGCGATGAACGCGGGCAACGGCTCGCTGGTCGCCAGCATCGCCACCGACGACGCCGGGTTCGCCGAGCGGATCTCCCCCGACCTGCTGGCCTTCAAGGTCGGCGTCAACCGGCCCCGTTCGCGCGGCGACCGGGAGGAGGTCTTCGGCGGCCTCGGCGCCTCCTGGAAGGGCGCGTTCGTCGGCGGCGACCTGCTGGTGCAGGCCGTGACCCAGGGCCCCGAGGGCGCCGAGGAGCGCCTGTACGGCAACTTCCCGCACTACTCGCTCTACCCGCCGCGCTGA